A section of the Enterobacter sp. C2 genome encodes:
- a CDS encoding aldo/keto reductase, with amino-acid sequence MTTSSALDQYRLLGRSGLRVSPLSLGTMTFGSDWGWGADDAEAQRIFDAYVERGGNFIDTAVNYTNGSAEKILGRMIKAKRDRIVLATKFTMSREAGNPNAGGNHRYNLVRSVETSLRQLDTDRIDLLYLHAWDFTTSPDEVMRALDDLVRDGKILYLGICNTPAWRIAQMQTLADLRGWSPFVALQIEYSLVERTVEHELIPMAQAMGLGVLPWSPLGGGILTGKYSRADLSDENGADVAATRKGIIASTGHLNERALAIAEVVSDIAHESGASSSQIALAWTLRNSAVASTIMGARTVAQAEDNFAALDVVLSDEQLQRLEQASAIDPIFPARFISRPMAQQLITGGTAVRGR; translated from the coding sequence ATGACTACCTCATCAGCTCTTGACCAATACCGCCTGCTGGGCCGTTCAGGATTACGTGTTTCACCTCTTTCGCTGGGGACCATGACCTTTGGCTCTGACTGGGGATGGGGCGCGGATGACGCGGAAGCGCAACGCATCTTTGATGCCTATGTCGAACGTGGCGGCAACTTTATCGATACCGCAGTTAACTATACCAACGGCAGCGCGGAAAAAATTCTCGGACGGATGATCAAGGCGAAACGCGACCGCATCGTGCTGGCCACCAAGTTCACTATGTCGCGGGAAGCGGGTAACCCCAATGCGGGCGGGAATCACCGCTACAATCTTGTCCGCTCCGTTGAGACCAGCCTGCGGCAGCTCGATACAGACCGCATCGATCTGCTCTATCTGCACGCATGGGATTTCACTACTTCGCCGGATGAGGTGATGCGTGCCCTCGACGATCTCGTTCGTGATGGCAAAATTCTCTACCTGGGTATCTGTAACACACCGGCATGGCGTATCGCCCAGATGCAGACCCTGGCCGATCTGCGCGGCTGGTCGCCGTTTGTAGCGTTGCAAATTGAGTACAGCCTGGTGGAGCGTACGGTGGAGCATGAGCTGATCCCGATGGCGCAGGCGATGGGCCTCGGCGTCCTGCCGTGGTCACCCCTCGGCGGTGGGATCCTGACCGGCAAATACAGCCGGGCCGATCTCTCGGATGAGAACGGTGCCGACGTGGCAGCGACGCGTAAGGGGATCATCGCCTCGACCGGCCATCTTAACGAGCGTGCGCTGGCCATTGCCGAGGTGGTAAGCGACATCGCCCATGAGAGCGGGGCGTCATCGTCACAAATTGCGCTGGCGTGGACATTACGTAACTCTGCCGTTGCTTCCACCATTATGGGGGCTCGTACCGTTGCTCAGGCCGAGGACAATTTTGCTGCGCTGGATGTCGTGCTCAGTGATGAGCAGCTCCAGCGTCTGGAGCAGGCCAGCGCGATTGATCCTATCTTCCCGGCGCGCTTTATCTCCCGGCCGATGGCGCAGCAGCTCATCACCGGTGGCACCGCCGTCAGAGGGCGTTAG
- a CDS encoding GNAT family N-acetyltransferase, producing the protein MFDITQIQKDSEELVILVGELDAFQSTLYPAESNHCLDFSSVNEEDIRCVIVRDDKGNAIGCGAIFLQGDNAAEIKRVYIRPQYRGNKIGERIVSSLEQLAVQSACRVLRLETGIRQQPAITLYQRCGYQFCDPFPPYIEDPLSVFMYKALS; encoded by the coding sequence ATGTTTGATATTACGCAAATTCAAAAGGATTCAGAGGAATTAGTTATATTAGTGGGTGAGTTGGATGCATTTCAAAGCACGCTTTATCCCGCCGAAAGTAATCACTGCCTCGATTTTTCCTCGGTCAACGAAGAGGATATTCGTTGTGTTATTGTTCGGGATGATAAGGGCAACGCGATTGGCTGCGGCGCTATCTTTCTTCAGGGTGATAACGCCGCAGAGATCAAGCGCGTCTACATTCGCCCTCAATACCGCGGCAACAAAATCGGTGAGCGGATCGTATCCAGCCTGGAGCAGCTTGCGGTTCAATCTGCCTGCCGTGTTCTTCGACTGGAAACAGGCATTCGTCAGCAGCCGGCTATTACGCTTTATCAACGCTGCGGCTATCAGTTTTGCGATCCCTTTCCTCCCTATATAGAGGATCCGCTGAGCGTATTTATGTATAAGGCGTTGTCATAG
- a CDS encoding DUF4440 domain-containing protein: MNRYFQEVVDAHALISHWLGDETAAIEVCEALLARFSPAYSMVTPGGAMLDFTALNAFFRAQRGAKRGLRIDIENMQLVAESAGGATVTYQERQQLPGQNATLRFSTVVFVSEPDGTVRWRHLHETALPTP, translated from the coding sequence ATGAATCGTTATTTTCAGGAAGTCGTCGATGCCCACGCGCTGATTAGCCACTGGCTGGGTGACGAAACCGCTGCAATCGAGGTTTGCGAAGCGCTGTTGGCGCGCTTCAGCCCGGCGTACTCGATGGTGACCCCGGGTGGCGCCATGCTTGATTTTACGGCATTGAACGCGTTCTTCCGCGCCCAGCGCGGCGCGAAGAGGGGGTTGCGCATCGACATTGAGAATATGCAGCTTGTTGCAGAGAGCGCGGGTGGCGCAACCGTGACCTATCAGGAGCGCCAGCAGCTGCCCGGTCAAAACGCGACGTTACGTTTCTCAACCGTAGTGTTTGTATCCGAGCCGGATGGCACGGTCCGCTGGCGACATCTCCACGAAACCGCTCTCCCTACGCCTTAA
- a CDS encoding LysR family transcriptional regulator, translated as MLDMQRLEIFVAVVEAGSFTRAAQTLGLTKAVVSFNIKKLEEKLGVSLLTRSTRQVAVTDSGERFYHRCLRLLQEAESVFNDVRSDHSGLSGVLRITTTQEYGAHVVVPALAAFSAEHPQLRIQHVSSSKNDDLIAGRFDVAIRLGQLTDSSHHAKLIDRFEILPVASPAYLKRDGGMHALSLEQLAEASWLAHTRLATPLNWQVLTPEGESVLFRAHLPPVIMADSAASLLAFARCGAGIALLPAWLVQDDVNNGQLVHLLPNHRFPRQGIYALYPNTRHVPEKVRMFIDFLQNWVTGD; from the coding sequence ATGCTCGACATGCAGCGGCTTGAGATATTTGTTGCGGTAGTGGAAGCCGGTAGCTTTACGAGAGCAGCGCAAACGTTGGGGCTGACTAAGGCAGTCGTCAGCTTTAACATCAAAAAGCTGGAAGAAAAACTTGGCGTGTCGTTACTTACACGTAGTACCAGGCAGGTCGCCGTTACCGATTCGGGAGAACGCTTCTACCATCGTTGCCTGCGGCTTCTGCAGGAGGCTGAAAGCGTATTTAATGACGTGCGCAGCGATCATTCCGGCTTAAGCGGTGTGCTTCGCATCACGACTACCCAGGAATACGGTGCTCATGTGGTTGTTCCGGCGCTTGCGGCTTTCTCAGCTGAACATCCTCAGCTCAGAATTCAGCATGTTTCCTCTTCGAAAAACGACGATCTGATTGCCGGGCGATTTGACGTTGCCATCCGGCTTGGTCAACTAACGGACTCAAGCCATCATGCCAAACTGATCGACCGATTCGAGATCCTCCCCGTTGCGTCACCTGCTTACCTGAAACGCGACGGAGGAATGCACGCTCTCAGTCTGGAACAGCTTGCTGAGGCAAGCTGGCTGGCCCACACCCGACTTGCTACCCCGCTTAACTGGCAGGTTCTGACTCCAGAAGGCGAAAGCGTACTTTTTCGGGCGCATCTCCCCCCGGTAATCATGGCCGACAGCGCGGCCTCACTCCTGGCATTTGCCAGATGCGGGGCCGGTATTGCGCTGCTGCCGGCCTGGCTGGTTCAGGACGATGTGAATAACGGCCAGCTTGTCCATCTGCTTCCCAATCACCGCTTTCCTCGTCAGGGGATCTATGCGCTGTATCCCAATACGCGCCATGTTCCAGAGAAAGTGCGAATGTTCATCGACTTTTTACAAAACTGGGTGACAGGTGACTAA
- a CDS encoding DUF979 domain-containing protein: protein MMTLITINRVYYLIGFVVMLLVVMTLRDRANPKRFTTALFWFLFGGIFLFGDLMVQELGKSLAYRIIGGCVILIALLAGFGLVGKGHYKMSTEPERVASANRLKNWLFLPALMIPVVTVIGTLFLKGVSVGGVYLLDQKQLTLAALCVACVAAILTGWWLTKGTPLHAVRQSRRLVDTIGWAVILPQMLAMLGGVFVVANTGESVQKVVSLFVNPDSRFMLVVIYCVGMALFTMIMGNAFAAFPVLSAGIALPFLINVHHGNPAPLLAIGMYAGYCGTLMTPMAANFNIVPAALLELKDKYQVIKIQIPTALTLLVVNVFLMYFLVFR from the coding sequence ATGATGACGTTAATCACTATTAACCGCGTGTACTACCTGATTGGTTTTGTTGTGATGCTGCTGGTTGTGATGACCCTGCGCGACCGCGCCAACCCTAAACGCTTTACCACCGCGCTATTCTGGTTTTTGTTTGGCGGCATCTTCCTGTTTGGCGATCTCATGGTGCAGGAGCTGGGCAAGTCTCTGGCGTACCGGATCATTGGCGGCTGCGTCATTCTCATTGCCTTGCTGGCGGGTTTTGGGCTGGTGGGTAAAGGGCACTATAAGATGTCCACCGAGCCTGAGCGCGTCGCCTCGGCAAATCGACTGAAAAACTGGCTGTTCCTGCCAGCGCTGATGATCCCGGTGGTTACCGTGATCGGCACCCTGTTCCTGAAAGGTGTGTCGGTGGGCGGGGTCTACCTGCTTGACCAGAAACAGCTTACGCTCGCGGCCCTGTGCGTGGCGTGCGTTGCCGCGATCCTCACCGGCTGGTGGCTGACGAAGGGGACGCCGCTGCATGCGGTCCGCCAGTCTCGTCGCCTGGTTGATACCATCGGCTGGGCGGTGATCCTGCCACAGATGCTTGCCATGCTGGGCGGTGTGTTTGTGGTGGCAAATACCGGCGAATCGGTACAAAAGGTAGTCAGCCTGTTTGTGAACCCGGATAGCCGTTTCATGCTGGTGGTGATCTACTGCGTGGGCATGGCGCTCTTCACCATGATCATGGGCAACGCCTTCGCCGCGTTCCCGGTGCTGAGTGCAGGCATCGCCTTGCCCTTCCTGATCAACGTACACCACGGTAACCCGGCACCGCTGCTGGCAATTGGCATGTACGCGGGCTATTGCGGCACCCTGATGACGCCGATGGCTGCCAATTTCAATATCGTTCCTGCGGCTCTGCTAGAGCTTAAAGATAAGTACCAGGTGATCAAAATCCAGATCCCGACCGCGCTAACCCTGCTGGTAGTTAACGTGTTCTTAATGTATTTCCTCGTATTTCGCTAA
- a CDS encoding DeoR/GlpR family DNA-binding transcription regulator: MLTSQRKQLIREKLAAEGQVLSKDLSAHFAVSEDTIRRDLRELAAEGHLQRVHGGALPASSATGTFSARKSLKIDAKQRVARKGVELISDGQVVIIDGGTTTSELVKQLPMDLRITVVTHSPGIALGLIDHPAIEVILIGGRLYKHSIVTVGAAAIEGIGNIHADLFFMGVTGIHPEAGLTTGDYEEACIKRAFSGRAAETVVLASPEKINAASPFAIGSLSLINTLVVEEGTDEGWIRSVEEQGVSVVKG; encoded by the coding sequence ATGCTAACCAGTCAACGCAAACAGCTGATACGTGAAAAGCTGGCCGCCGAGGGTCAGGTTCTGTCAAAGGATCTCAGCGCCCATTTTGCGGTGTCGGAAGATACCATCCGCCGTGACCTACGCGAGCTTGCGGCAGAAGGGCACCTGCAACGCGTGCACGGCGGCGCGCTGCCAGCCTCATCGGCCACCGGCACCTTCTCAGCGCGCAAGTCGCTTAAAATAGATGCAAAACAGCGCGTGGCCCGCAAAGGCGTTGAGCTGATTTCAGACGGGCAGGTGGTGATTATCGATGGCGGAACGACAACCTCGGAGCTTGTTAAGCAGCTGCCTATGGATCTCCGCATTACGGTAGTGACGCATAGTCCAGGCATTGCTCTGGGCCTGATTGATCATCCCGCCATTGAGGTCATTCTGATCGGCGGCCGCCTGTATAAACACTCCATTGTTACCGTCGGTGCGGCGGCCATAGAGGGTATTGGTAACATTCATGCCGATCTCTTCTTTATGGGCGTGACTGGTATTCACCCGGAAGCGGGGTTGACCACCGGGGATTACGAAGAGGCGTGCATCAAACGTGCATTTTCCGGCAGAGCCGCTGAGACAGTGGTGCTGGCATCGCCGGAAAAGATTAACGCCGCATCCCCCTTTGCGATCGGTAGCCTGTCGCTTATCAATACGCTGGTGGTTGAGGAGGGGACCGATGAAGGCTGGATCCGGTCGGTGGAAGAGCAGGGCGTATCGGTGGTAAAGGGTTGA
- a CDS encoding DUF969 domain-containing protein, whose protein sequence is MDGSTLLPLIGIPIVVIGFALRFNPLLVVVVAGLATGLLVGMDFGMLLETFGEKFVNSRSLATFILILPVIGLLEYYGLKERAQAWVAKIASATSARILMLYFVAREGTAALGLMSLGGHAQTVRPLLAPMAEGAALNEYGELPQHIRDKIKAHAAACDNIAVFFGEDIFIAFGAVLLIDAFLKESGIEGIEPLHIGLWAIPTAIAALVIHMTRLLRLDASIRRDVMAWRAEQGTQEIAP, encoded by the coding sequence ATGGACGGTTCGACATTATTGCCGCTGATTGGGATACCCATCGTGGTTATCGGCTTTGCACTACGCTTCAACCCGCTGCTGGTGGTCGTGGTGGCGGGGCTGGCTACCGGTCTGCTGGTGGGCATGGATTTTGGGATGTTACTGGAGACGTTTGGCGAAAAGTTCGTGAATAGCCGATCGCTGGCAACCTTTATCCTGATCCTGCCTGTTATTGGTCTGCTGGAGTATTACGGGCTGAAAGAGCGGGCGCAGGCCTGGGTCGCGAAGATCGCCAGCGCTACCTCGGCACGTATTCTGATGCTCTACTTTGTGGCGCGTGAAGGAACGGCGGCGCTGGGACTGATGTCGCTTGGCGGTCATGCTCAGACGGTGCGTCCGCTGCTTGCGCCGATGGCCGAAGGGGCGGCGCTGAATGAATACGGCGAGCTGCCGCAGCATATCCGCGACAAAATCAAAGCCCATGCCGCCGCGTGCGACAACATTGCGGTCTTCTTTGGAGAGGATATCTTTATCGCCTTTGGCGCGGTGCTGCTGATTGACGCCTTCCTGAAAGAGAGCGGTATTGAGGGAATTGAACCGTTGCATATCGGCCTGTGGGCCATTCCGACCGCCATCGCGGCACTGGTAATTCATATGACGCGCCTGCTGCGCCTGGATGCGAGCATCCGTCGCGACGTGATGGCCTGGAGAGCAGAGCAGGGTACACAGGAGATCGCCCCATGA
- a CDS encoding NUDIX domain-containing protein, with protein MQSKHAEVRIINTQTLSDDWYTLKKYTFALQRQNGEWQQQNREVYDRGNGATILLYNRQQRTVILTRQFRFPVYVNGHDGMLIEAAAGLLDNMDPENRIKAEAEEETGFHISHVEKVFEAYMSPGSVTEKLYFYIAEYQAEDRTGAGGGIEAEGEDIEVLEMTLEEALAAIESGLIVDAKTIMLLYHVALKGIL; from the coding sequence ATGCAATCAAAACATGCAGAAGTACGTATCATCAACACGCAAACTCTTTCCGATGACTGGTATACGCTAAAGAAATATACCTTTGCGCTGCAGCGCCAGAACGGCGAGTGGCAGCAGCAAAACCGGGAAGTATATGACCGAGGCAACGGCGCAACTATCCTGCTCTATAACCGCCAACAACGAACCGTGATCCTCACGCGCCAGTTCCGCTTCCCTGTCTATGTGAACGGACACGACGGCATGCTGATCGAAGCGGCCGCTGGTCTGCTGGATAATATGGATCCGGAAAACCGCATTAAAGCCGAGGCGGAAGAAGAGACTGGGTTTCATATTTCGCACGTTGAGAAGGTGTTCGAAGCCTATATGAGTCCCGGCTCGGTAACGGAGAAGCTCTATTTCTATATCGCAGAGTACCAGGCTGAGGATCGAACCGGCGCGGGTGGCGGTATCGAAGCAGAAGGAGAGGATATTGAGGTGCTGGAGATGACGCTGGAGGAGGCATTAGCCGCCATAGAAAGCGGCCTGATTGTGGATGCCAAAACTATTATGCTGCTCTATCACGTTGCCCTGAAAGGAATTTTATAA
- a CDS encoding winged helix DNA-binding protein: MTLKTRATSNHDDITDGRIVSSRHLVSERCAELSELEYALIMTSNAFNKWMVRCMTAAGEPDMAAFDVSLLHHVNHRNRKKKLADICFVLNVEDTHVVTYALKKLVKAGYVSSEKVGKELYFSTTEEGKALCMKYRDVREACLINIHAESGISGASIGDTAQLLRTISSLYDTAARAAASL, translated from the coding sequence ATGACCTTAAAAACACGAGCTACATCAAACCACGACGATATAACGGATGGCCGGATCGTCTCTTCTCGCCATCTGGTGTCTGAGCGCTGTGCTGAGTTATCGGAGCTGGAATACGCGCTGATCATGACCAGCAATGCGTTCAATAAATGGATGGTGCGCTGTATGACTGCTGCCGGGGAGCCTGATATGGCGGCCTTTGATGTCTCGCTTCTGCATCATGTGAACCATCGCAACCGTAAGAAGAAGCTGGCCGATATCTGTTTCGTTCTCAACGTTGAAGATACCCATGTGGTGACCTACGCCCTGAAAAAGCTGGTCAAAGCGGGCTACGTGTCGAGTGAGAAAGTGGGGAAAGAGCTCTATTTCTCAACCACAGAGGAGGGTAAAGCGCTATGCATGAAATACCGCGATGTACGTGAAGCCTGCCTGATCAATATTCATGCGGAAAGCGGCATTTCAGGGGCATCTATCGGTGATACCGCGCAGCTGCTGCGCACGATATCGTCTCTGTATGACACCGCCGCCCGGGCGGCGGCATCGTTGTGA
- a CDS encoding GNAT family N-acetyltransferase, with translation MKNIAHVVPAGYSSIAPGHIATVVTCLEMREKPASAPVPLPEAFALRPLTHRDPDAYRSLFRKVGADWLWFSRLMMSDETLINVLQNSRREIYVIRYNDQDAGLMELDFSEPGEVELVFLGLMSDITGKGIGRAVMSAATELAWAKPVQRFWVHTCTFDHPSALGFYIRSGFKPYERRVEVQADPRLSGHLPLDAAPHVPIIAAR, from the coding sequence ATGAAAAACATCGCGCACGTTGTCCCTGCCGGATACTCCAGTATTGCCCCGGGCCATATCGCCACGGTTGTTACCTGTCTTGAAATGCGTGAGAAGCCCGCTAGTGCGCCGGTCCCTCTACCGGAAGCGTTTGCGCTGCGGCCGTTAACGCATCGCGATCCTGATGCTTACCGCAGCCTGTTCCGCAAGGTAGGCGCAGACTGGCTCTGGTTTTCTCGTCTTATGATGAGCGATGAGACACTGATTAACGTGCTGCAAAATTCCAGGCGGGAGATCTACGTTATCCGTTATAACGATCAGGACGCGGGGCTGATGGAGCTGGACTTCAGTGAACCCGGCGAGGTTGAGCTGGTCTTTCTCGGGCTGATGTCAGACATCACCGGAAAAGGCATTGGCCGGGCGGTAATGAGCGCGGCAACGGAATTGGCCTGGGCGAAGCCCGTTCAGCGTTTCTGGGTACATACCTGTACTTTCGATCACCCTTCCGCGCTTGGGTTCTATATTCGCTCTGGTTTCAAACCCTACGAACGGCGAGTAGAGGTCCAGGCCGACCCGCGCCTCAGCGGTCATCTGCCGCTGGATGCCGCGCCCCACGTGCCGATTATCGCTGCCCGCTGA
- a CDS encoding AraC family transcriptional regulator: MNNLNALVEIIGRHVPDDGTYRCALPGVTLIRASSPTMPMPVIYTPTLCLVAQGTKEARLGETTYRYDAANYLIASVELPVMGSVIEATAERPYLCLQLDFDMTELSELAIRYPSPLTDAQAPPSGIMLNKTPPELLDAAIRLASLLDTPQDIDALAPLTLREILYRLLTGPQGDIIRHMAQGESRLNQIARSIIWIRTHFREACRIEQAASIAGMSRSAFHHHFKAVTTMSPIEFRTHLRMQEARRLMVSDAIDAASAGFHVGYESPSQFSRDYVRIFGMSPARHASQLRNSS, from the coding sequence ATGAACAATCTTAATGCTCTCGTAGAGATTATTGGACGCCATGTGCCGGACGATGGCACATACCGCTGCGCCTTGCCTGGCGTGACGCTGATCCGTGCGTCGTCGCCAACCATGCCGATGCCGGTGATCTATACGCCAACGCTCTGTCTTGTGGCACAGGGAACCAAGGAGGCGCGCCTCGGGGAGACAACCTACCGTTATGATGCAGCCAACTATCTGATTGCCTCCGTTGAGCTCCCTGTCATGGGGTCCGTTATCGAGGCCACGGCGGAACGGCCTTACCTCTGTCTGCAGCTTGATTTCGATATGACCGAGCTGTCAGAGCTGGCCATCCGCTACCCCTCCCCATTGACCGATGCGCAGGCTCCCCCCTCAGGGATTATGTTAAATAAGACCCCCCCGGAACTGCTCGATGCGGCCATACGCCTCGCCAGCCTGCTGGATACGCCACAGGATATTGATGCGCTCGCCCCGCTGACGCTTCGGGAGATCCTTTATCGTCTGCTGACGGGGCCGCAAGGCGACATTATTCGCCATATGGCCCAGGGCGAGAGCCGGCTTAATCAGATTGCCCGGTCTATTATCTGGATCCGAACCCACTTTCGGGAAGCGTGCCGCATTGAACAGGCGGCCAGCATTGCCGGGATGAGCCGTTCGGCCTTCCATCACCACTTCAAAGCCGTTACTACCATGAGCCCTATTGAGTTCCGCACGCATCTGCGCATGCAGGAAGCGCGACGGCTCATGGTGAGCGATGCAATAGACGCCGCCAGCGCGGGCTTTCATGTCGGGTATGAGAGTCCGTCCCAGTTTAGTCGTGACTATGTGCGGATCTTCGGTATGTCCCCTGCCAGGCACGCCAGTCAGCTGCGTAATTCGTCGTGA
- a CDS encoding MFS transporter, with translation MSYRVRVASIYLLGFFIDLINMFIGNVAYPDIGRRFDASVSLLAWVSNGYILGLTLVIPLSRWLSQRIGTRRLLMLSLIVFMAGATGAGLASSLSQLIACRWLQGIGGGLLIPVGQTMTYALYRSHERAKLSSAIMLVALLAPALSPTLGGLIVDNISWRYVFLASLPLAGVTLILSALWLKPDVGSTLSEPLDLSGLIMACSALTLILLGLTYLGEAGHIWRGGLVLVVGIMLMGLFARHTLRKATPLLNLRLLNAPLLQTAMLVYHFIPGVFTGVSLITMIYLQDQLGMSATLVGSMMIPWALASCVAITLTGKIFNHIGPRPLFIIGCLGQGAGIALLTLIGHVEDITIAALAYLLMGFGSSLCSSTAQSSAFIDIAEGELADASALWNINRQLSFCLGVAVLGLLLNIMLSAGLPINQAFHLCFLMAAGSVIIPLLYCLRLPNQSLVLTLKQEKR, from the coding sequence ATGAGTTATCGAGTACGCGTTGCCAGTATCTATCTGCTGGGATTCTTCATTGATCTAATTAACATGTTTATCGGCAACGTAGCGTATCCCGATATTGGCCGACGCTTTGATGCCTCGGTGAGCCTGTTAGCCTGGGTGAGCAACGGGTATATCCTGGGCCTCACCCTGGTGATACCGCTAAGCCGCTGGTTATCCCAGCGTATCGGCACCAGGCGCCTGCTGATGCTGTCTCTGATTGTTTTTATGGCGGGCGCGACCGGTGCGGGCCTTGCCTCTTCGCTATCTCAGCTCATCGCCTGCCGATGGCTACAAGGGATAGGCGGAGGATTATTAATTCCCGTCGGGCAGACGATGACCTATGCGCTCTATCGCAGTCATGAGCGTGCAAAGCTCTCTTCAGCGATTATGCTGGTGGCGTTACTGGCCCCGGCATTGTCACCCACCCTTGGCGGGCTGATTGTCGATAACATCAGCTGGCGCTATGTCTTTTTAGCAAGTTTGCCGCTAGCGGGTGTCACGCTAATCCTCTCTGCTCTTTGGCTTAAGCCGGACGTCGGTTCGACACTGTCTGAGCCGTTAGATCTTTCAGGGTTAATCATGGCCTGCTCGGCGCTCACGCTTATTCTGCTGGGGCTGACGTATCTGGGAGAGGCGGGACATATCTGGCGAGGCGGGTTAGTACTGGTGGTCGGCATTATGCTGATGGGGTTGTTCGCCCGTCACACCCTGAGAAAAGCGACGCCCTTGCTCAACTTACGACTGCTGAACGCGCCGCTGCTGCAAACCGCAATGCTGGTGTATCACTTTATTCCTGGCGTATTTACCGGTGTGAGTCTAATTACCATGATCTATCTACAGGACCAGTTGGGTATGAGTGCAACGCTTGTAGGGTCAATGATGATCCCGTGGGCGCTGGCTTCCTGTGTGGCTATCACGCTTACCGGGAAAATATTCAATCATATTGGCCCTCGTCCGCTGTTTATTATCGGCTGCCTGGGGCAAGGAGCAGGCATTGCATTGCTGACGCTTATTGGTCATGTCGAAGACATTACCATTGCCGCACTGGCTTACCTGTTGATGGGTTTCGGCAGCAGCCTATGTAGTAGTACGGCGCAAAGCTCGGCATTTATTGATATCGCGGAGGGTGAGTTAGCGGATGCCAGCGCGCTATGGAACATTAATCGCCAACTCAGTTTTTGTTTAGGCGTCGCCGTGCTGGGTTTACTGTTGAACATCATGCTCAGCGCAGGTTTGCCAATAAACCAGGCCTTCCATCTCTGTTTTTTAATGGCTGCAGGTAGCGTAATTATTCCGTTGCTCTACTGCCTACGGCTGCCGAACCAAAGCCTTGTCTTAACGCTCAAACAGGAGAAGAGATGA
- a CDS encoding PACE efflux transporter — translation MFYLKPVPRRLTYVALFELIAIFFSSLLLSGMSDGDVASSLPVAVTTSVVAVVWNYIYNTLFERWERKNNIQKRTLLIRIVHTTLFEAMFIILIVPFFMWFYNVGLVKAFMMEVGLLTFFFVYAFVFTWLFDRLFLREPVPAL, via the coding sequence ATGTTCTATCTTAAACCGGTTCCCCGCCGGCTCACCTACGTAGCTCTGTTTGAGCTGATCGCCATCTTCTTCTCCTCACTGCTGCTGTCAGGCATGAGCGACGGCGATGTGGCAAGCTCGCTGCCGGTGGCCGTAACCACCTCTGTTGTGGCCGTCGTCTGGAACTACATCTACAACACCCTGTTTGAGCGCTGGGAACGGAAGAACAACATCCAGAAACGAACGCTGCTCATCAGGATTGTGCATACCACGCTTTTCGAAGCGATGTTTATTATTCTGATCGTGCCGTTCTTTATGTGGTTCTATAACGTCGGCCTCGTGAAAGCCTTTATGATGGAAGTTGGCCTGCTTACCTTCTTCTTTGTCTATGCGTTTGTATTCACATGGCTTTTTGATCGGCTATTCCTGCGCGAGCCTGTTCCCGCTCTTTAA